The following proteins come from a genomic window of Methanobacterium formicicum:
- a CDS encoding lipopolysaccharide biosynthesis protein, whose protein sequence is MILNVHSPLDNVLIRITQRNKENIENNHDNMNDYKRFAQRIGLIGFTNILIALSSIILLPILTNNLNVNEYGIWIQISVTLNLMSALTTLGLPYTMVRYFPAFKSEEIKESFYSMGFVIAIIILTVASLFFLFSKNISIILFDGNIFITKLFSLILITYCLNAFLTNYFRALQKIRKYSLFTLIQTYLMVILTYYLLKIGFGLNGAIYGFLITQIILLIVMFLLIIADIGIGIPKFNNIKDYLSFGIPTIPGNISSWIVDLSDRYMINIFLGISFVAYYSPAYTLGNIVTMISGPLALLLPTVLSQYYEKNQIEKVKSFSKYSLKYYLILAIPTVFGLSLLSKQILLILTTPQIALNSYFITPLISVSALLFGIYIIFLNGIFLEKKTKILGLLWTISAITNILLNVILIDYIGIIGAAISTIIAYGIVCFFTIKYSTKYLNFKFDLKYLPKCIISSIIMSIIIGIFNPIGMINVIIVIIVCILIYTISIIILKVITIEEINEIKTILFG, encoded by the coding sequence ATGATTTTGAATGTTCATTCTCCTTTAGATAATGTCCTTATCAGAATTACGCAAAGAAATAAAGAAAATATTGAAAATAATCATGATAATATGAATGATTACAAAAGATTTGCTCAGAGAATAGGTTTAATTGGGTTTACTAACATTTTAATAGCCCTAAGCTCAATAATTCTACTACCAATTTTAACTAATAATTTAAACGTAAATGAATATGGAATTTGGATTCAAATTAGCGTTACGCTTAATTTAATGAGCGCATTAACAACACTAGGACTACCTTATACAATGGTAAGATATTTCCCTGCTTTTAAGAGTGAGGAAATCAAAGAAAGTTTTTATTCAATGGGATTTGTAATTGCCATTATTATTTTAACCGTCGCCAGTTTATTCTTTTTATTTTCAAAAAATATTTCCATAATTCTATTTGATGGTAACATCTTTATTACAAAATTATTTTCTTTAATACTTATTACTTATTGTTTAAATGCCTTTTTAACTAATTACTTTAGAGCTTTACAAAAAATAAGAAAATATTCCTTATTTACTTTAATTCAAACATATCTTATGGTAATATTAACCTATTATTTACTCAAAATAGGTTTTGGCCTTAATGGAGCAATTTACGGATTTTTAATTACTCAAATTATACTATTAATAGTCATGTTTTTATTAATTATCGCAGATATTGGGATTGGAATTCCCAAATTCAATAATATAAAAGATTATTTAAGTTTTGGCATACCCACAATTCCTGGAAACATATCTTCATGGATTGTTGATCTCAGTGATCGTTACATGATTAATATATTTTTAGGAATAAGTTTCGTAGCTTATTACTCTCCAGCATATACATTAGGGAATATCGTAACGATGATTTCAGGTCCGTTAGCCTTACTTTTACCAACAGTTTTATCTCAATATTACGAAAAAAATCAAATTGAAAAAGTTAAATCATTTTCCAAATATTCTCTTAAATATTATTTAATATTAGCTATTCCGACAGTTTTTGGATTATCTCTATTATCTAAACAAATATTATTAATACTTACAACACCTCAAATCGCTTTAAATAGTTATTTTATTACTCCATTAATATCTGTGAGTGCGCTTTTGTTTGGTATATATATTATTTTTCTTAATGGTATCTTTTTAGAAAAGAAAACTAAAATTTTAGGTTTATTATGGACCATTTCTGCAATTACGAATATTTTATTGAATGTAATTTTAATAGATTATATCGGAATTATAGGTGCTGCAATATCTACTATTATTGCTTATGGAATTGTATGTTTTTTCACAATAAAATATTCTACTAAATATCTCAATTTCAAATTTGATTTAAAATATCTACCGAAATGCATTATTTCATCTATAATTATGTCCATTATTATTGGAATTTTCAATCCAATTGGCATGATTAACGTTATAATTGTCATCATTGTTTGTATACTAATTTACACTATCAGTATAATTATTTTAAAAGTGATCACTATAGAAGAAATCAACGAAATAAAAACAATTTTATTTGGTTAA
- a CDS encoding glycosyltransferase, which produces MTTKEKNKRLKILSVPAWYPTKFNPVNGIFIQEQIKASNLYNDNLIIYPNSLGPHPNSFYNISENIEDGVKVFNIRTNYYWFFTKIFSYKKNPKNLKEGNENIIKRNKKISIVFTYLNVIINNTIWFFLVLRILRNIFKNDFKPDIFHIHVFTVGVPIVILSKLFKIPVVVTEHYTGFSRRNLNRIEMILAKYTMNNAAAILPVSTGLKNHIENYGIKNNFFVVPNVVDTEIFHPIYKNLKNEKIKMLLVANITHQKGIYYLLQALNKLKKKRNDFTLDIVGDGCDRLEYEELTKKLGLDEFVKFHGLKTKKEVAIYMQNCDFFIQPSLYETFGVVYIEAMACGKPVIATNVTGPNEIINENNGILIPPKNINAIVHAVDQMLDHYDNYSPECISNYINKNFSYEIVGKKLDGIYKQIINGD; this is translated from the coding sequence ATGACAACCAAAGAAAAAAATAAACGATTAAAAATTCTTTCAGTTCCAGCATGGTATCCCACAAAATTTAACCCTGTAAATGGAATTTTTATACAAGAACAGATTAAGGCTTCTAATTTATACAATGACAATTTAATTATCTATCCAAACAGTTTAGGACCACATCCAAACAGTTTTTATAATATTTCAGAAAATATCGAAGATGGTGTTAAAGTTTTTAATATTCGAACAAATTATTATTGGTTCTTTACAAAAATATTTTCTTACAAAAAAAACCCCAAAAATCTAAAAGAGGGGAATGAAAATATAATTAAAAGAAACAAAAAGATTTCAATAGTATTTACGTATTTAAATGTTATAATCAACAATACAATTTGGTTTTTCCTTGTACTAAGAATTTTGCGAAATATATTCAAAAATGATTTTAAACCTGATATTTTCCATATTCACGTTTTTACTGTTGGGGTTCCAATTGTTATTTTATCCAAATTGTTTAAAATTCCAGTAGTAGTAACTGAACATTACACTGGCTTTTCAAGAAGAAACTTGAATCGAATTGAAATGATTCTAGCTAAATATACAATGAATAATGCAGCAGCTATATTGCCTGTAAGTACTGGTTTAAAAAATCATATTGAAAATTATGGAATTAAAAATAATTTTTTCGTTGTCCCTAATGTTGTAGACACCGAAATTTTTCATCCCATTTATAAAAACTTAAAAAATGAAAAAATCAAAATGTTATTAGTTGCCAATATTACTCACCAAAAAGGTATTTATTACTTATTGCAAGCATTAAATAAGTTAAAGAAAAAAAGAAACGATTTTACTTTAGATATTGTTGGAGATGGTTGCGACAGATTAGAATATGAAGAATTAACTAAAAAATTAGGTTTAGATGAATTTGTTAAATTTCATGGTCTTAAAACAAAAAAAGAGGTTGCAATATATATGCAAAATTGCGATTTTTTTATTCAACCTAGTTTGTATGAAACTTTTGGAGTGGTTTATATTGAAGCAATGGCTTGTGGAAAACCAGTTATAGCAACTAATGTAACAGGACCTAATGAAATAATAAATGAAAATAATGGAATACTCATTCCACCTAAAAATATTAATGCAATAGTACATGCTGTCGATCAAATGTTAGACCACTATGATAATTATTCTCCAGAATGTATATCTAATTATATAAATAAAAATTTTAGTTACGAAATAGTTGGAAAGAAATTAGATGGGATATATAAGCAGATAATTAATGGTGACTAG
- a CDS encoding class I SAM-dependent methyltransferase: MAIKPQKNWNSIEKYIEYLRHFKAYQFAKDYIKNKNILEVGCGNGYGTHYLASYAKKISAIDISEQNIQYCKENYSKSNIEYIMGNGIDLPFEKNTFDTIISFQVIEHISPKLVHLYLKEIKRVLKEDGIFILTTPNKKLRLLPFQKPWNPEHMIEYNNKEIEKLVKPYFDETKIYGLCASEDIFSIEYNRVKQSYLRIFLINPAVSIFKKFKFIKGSEMKKNKYNLSNFTLNKYSMDDLKIDYNCPPKSLDIIALCKKTRQ; the protein is encoded by the coding sequence ATGGCTATTAAACCCCAAAAAAACTGGAATTCTATTGAAAAATACATAGAATATTTAAGACACTTTAAAGCATATCAATTTGCGAAAGATTACATTAAAAATAAAAACATTCTTGAGGTAGGATGCGGTAATGGATATGGAACACATTACTTAGCAAGCTATGCTAAAAAGATATCTGCAATTGATATTTCAGAACAAAATATCCAATATTGTAAAGAAAATTATTCAAAAAGTAATATCGAATATATAATGGGTAATGGAATTGATTTGCCTTTTGAAAAAAATACATTTGATACGATAATTTCTTTTCAAGTTATTGAACATATTAGTCCTAAATTAGTCCATCTATATCTTAAAGAAATAAAAAGAGTTTTAAAAGAAGATGGCATTTTTATTTTAACAACTCCTAATAAAAAATTACGTCTATTACCATTTCAGAAACCTTGGAATCCTGAACATATGATTGAATACAATAATAAAGAGATTGAAAAATTAGTTAAACCTTATTTTGATGAAACAAAAATCTATGGCCTATGTGCTTCTGAAGACATTTTTTCCATAGAGTACAATAGAGTTAAACAATCTTATTTAAGAATATTTCTTATAAATCCAGCAGTTTCAATTTTTAAAAAGTTTAAGTTTATTAAAGGATCGGAAATGAAGAAAAATAAATATAACTTGTCCAATTTTACTTTAAATAAATATTCAATGGATGATTTGAAAATTGATTATAATTGTCCGCCTAAATCTTTAGATATAATAGCATTATGCAAAAAAACAAGACAATAA